The proteins below are encoded in one region of Triticum aestivum cultivar Chinese Spring chromosome 1B, IWGSC CS RefSeq v2.1, whole genome shotgun sequence:
- the LOC123090152 gene encoding glycine-rich cell wall structural protein 2, whose translation MATTKHLAIAVLVLLSIGTSTSARILLGYGPRGGGGGGGSGGGGGAGYGGSGSGSGYGEGGGSGGGISGGGYGHGGGGGGGGGEGGGAGSGYGSGEGSGYGSGAGGYGGGSGGGGGGGQGGGGSGYGHGSGEGSGYGGGASGGGGHGGGGGGGQGGGSGGCSGYGSGSGSGYGGAYGGGGGGGGGGGGQGGGSGYGSGSGSGYGYGSGGGFGNGRH comes from the coding sequence ATGGCTACCACCAAGCATTTGGCCATTGCCGTTCTTGTCCTCCTTAGCATAGGCACGAGCACCAGCGCTCGAATCCTCCTGGGATACGGTCCTcgcggaggaggcggtggcggaggcagcggtggaggtggtggtgctGGCTATGGTGGATCAGGGTCTGGTTCTGGGTACGGCGAGGGTGGTGGAAGTGGAGGAGGTATTAGCGGTGGTGGATACGGCCAtggtggtggcggtggaggcggtggaggtGAGGGCGGAGGCGCCGGTTCTGGGTATGGGTCTGGGGAGGGCTCTGGGTACGGGAGCGGCGCCGGCGGGTACGGTGGCGGCAGtggcggaggaggcggtggcggccaaGGTGGCGGTGGTTCAGGCTATGGGCATGGGTCCGGTGAGGGTTCTGGCTATGGCGGTGGTGCTAGTGGTGGTGGTGGCcacggaggtggtggcggtggcggacaAGGTGGTGGGTCTGGCGGGTGCTCAGGCTACGGTTCCGGGTCTGGCAGTGGATATGGTGGAGCgtatggaggcggcggcggcggcggtggcggcggaggtggTCAAGGTGGAGGCTCTGGCTATGGCTCCGGGTCTGGCTCTGGATACGGTTATGGCTCCGGCGGTGGCTTCGGAAATGGACGCCACTGA